A single genomic interval of Acidobacteriota bacterium harbors:
- a CDS encoding helix-turn-helix transcriptional regulator, whose product MLTADNEVTRFADMFAALGAEPRLRIIRLLLSAHPEGLVVGEIQADTGVSGSTLSHHLEKLKNDGLVSAKREKAFIRYRANTAALEELLGFLYAECCTRNKAVEPGRIAVVCR is encoded by the coding sequence ATGCTCACCGCTGACAACGAGGTCACGCGCTTTGCCGACATGTTTGCTGCGCTCGGTGCCGAACCGCGCCTGCGCATCATTCGGCTTCTGCTCTCGGCGCATCCCGAGGGACTCGTCGTCGGTGAGATTCAAGCCGACACCGGAGTGAGTGGCTCGACGCTCTCGCATCACCTGGAGAAGCTGAAGAACGACGGTCTGGTCTCGGCCAAGCGCGAGAAGGCGTTCATCCGCTATCGAGCCAACACCGCTGCTCTCGAGGAATTGCTTGGCTTCCTCTATGCGGAGTGCTGCACCAGAAACAAGGCCGTCGAACCGGGACGCATCGCCGTCGTGTGCAGGTAG
- a CDS encoding DegT/DnrJ/EryC1/StrS family aminotransferase: MTSDDRTTARGVSRRDFLVTAAATTAAASVSRPAGAAAPTVFARAAGEPAVLGGTPVRTAPFPSWPLSDATEATALRGVLESGRWNRNSRVDGFESAYASLTGAAHCLAVANGTSALLTALTALDIGPGDEVILSPYTFIATVNVILQRHALPVFVDTDIETFQVDATRIAAAITPATRAIVPVHVGGTPADLDTIIATGRDRNVPIVEDACQAHLAEWRGRKVGSLGTCGAFSFQASKNLNSGEGGALITSDRRLYERAYAYHSANAALPGTGETSRGVGNNVRLTDFQAALLTAQMTRLEAQQSRRDANAAWLTKELGAVDGITPQRLYPGVTRSAWHLYMFRYDPAGFGGLSREAFLKALRAEGVPASSGYRPLYRDPNVVHALASRGYERVYGKAALATLTERNAACPRNDALCDQAVWLTQTMLLGSQDDMRDIVTAIRKVQAAGARLVSSTR; this comes from the coding sequence ATGACGAGCGACGATCGGACGACCGCGCGAGGTGTCTCGCGCCGTGATTTCCTCGTGACGGCCGCGGCGACGACCGCCGCGGCCTCGGTGTCGCGGCCGGCGGGTGCGGCCGCGCCCACCGTCTTTGCGCGGGCCGCAGGCGAACCCGCGGTGCTCGGCGGCACGCCAGTGCGCACCGCGCCGTTCCCGTCGTGGCCTCTGAGCGACGCGACGGAGGCCACGGCGCTGCGGGGTGTGCTCGAGAGCGGCAGGTGGAACCGGAACAGCCGCGTCGACGGGTTCGAGTCTGCTTACGCGTCTCTCACGGGAGCCGCGCACTGTCTGGCCGTGGCCAACGGCACGAGCGCGCTGCTGACGGCGCTGACCGCGCTCGACATCGGCCCGGGCGACGAGGTCATCCTCTCGCCGTACACGTTCATCGCCACCGTCAACGTCATCCTCCAGCGGCACGCGCTGCCGGTCTTCGTCGATACGGACATCGAGACGTTCCAGGTCGACGCGACGCGCATCGCGGCGGCCATCACGCCGGCGACACGCGCGATCGTGCCCGTGCACGTCGGCGGCACGCCCGCCGACCTCGACACCATCATCGCCACAGGTCGCGATCGAAACGTCCCCATCGTCGAGGACGCGTGTCAGGCGCACCTGGCGGAGTGGCGCGGGCGGAAGGTGGGCAGCCTCGGCACGTGCGGCGCCTTCAGCTTCCAGGCCAGCAAGAACCTGAACTCCGGCGAGGGCGGCGCGCTCATCACCAGCGACCGCCGCCTGTACGAGCGTGCGTACGCCTACCACAGCGCCAACGCCGCGCTGCCGGGGACTGGCGAGACGAGCCGGGGCGTGGGCAACAACGTGCGCCTCACGGATTTCCAGGCCGCGCTGCTCACCGCGCAGATGACGCGACTCGAAGCGCAGCAGTCCAGACGCGACGCCAACGCCGCCTGGCTGACGAAGGAACTCGGCGCCGTCGACGGCATCACGCCGCAGCGGTTGTACCCGGGCGTGACGCGCAGCGCGTGGCACCTCTACATGTTCCGGTACGACCCGGCTGGCTTCGGCGGGCTGTCGCGCGAGGCCTTCCTGAAAGCCCTGCGCGCGGAGGGTGTGCCGGCCTCGAGCGGCTATCGTCCGCTCTATCGGGATCCGAACGTGGTACACGCCCTCGCGTCACGCGGATACGAGCGCGTCTACGGGAAGGCCGCGCTCGCGACGCTGACCGAACGCAATGCCGCGTGTCCGCGCAACGACGCGTTGTGCGATCAGGCCGTGTGGCTCACGCAGACGATGCTGCTGGGGTCGCAGGATGACATGCGCGACATCGTGACGGCGATACGCAAGGTGCAGGCGGCTGGCGCGCGACTGGTCTCATCCACGCGCTGA
- a CDS encoding arsenite methyltransferase, whose product MSTGVTDVVKEKYGQAALRARAGTTNSCCGGAGGTDCADPITSNLYDATQEGEVPELALDASLGCGNPTALAELKPGEIVLDLGSGGGIDVLLSARRVGPAGKAFGLDMTDEMLAIAEENKKKSGLENVEFLKGEIERIPLPDNSVDVIISNCVINLSGDKDRVLAEAFRVLKPGGRFAVSDVVVRGAVPERIRKSMDLWVGCVAGALGDQEYIARLKAAGFEAIDIEATREYSFEDARTFLASEGLDADALAREVDGTFISGFVRAMKPAATACCPPGCCS is encoded by the coding sequence ATGAGCACAGGTGTCACGGACGTCGTCAAGGAAAAGTACGGCCAGGCCGCGCTGCGCGCCAGGGCCGGCACCACGAACTCCTGCTGCGGCGGTGCTGGCGGAACCGATTGCGCCGACCCGATCACGTCGAATCTCTACGATGCGACCCAGGAAGGCGAGGTCCCTGAACTGGCCCTCGATGCATCGCTCGGTTGCGGGAATCCGACTGCTCTGGCTGAACTGAAGCCGGGTGAGATCGTGCTCGATCTCGGCTCGGGCGGTGGAATCGACGTGCTTCTGTCGGCCCGGCGCGTCGGCCCTGCAGGAAAGGCGTTCGGTCTCGACATGACCGACGAGATGCTCGCCATCGCCGAGGAGAACAAGAAGAAGAGTGGGCTCGAGAACGTGGAGTTCCTCAAAGGCGAGATCGAGCGCATCCCGCTGCCCGACAACTCGGTGGACGTCATCATCTCGAACTGCGTCATCAACCTCTCGGGCGACAAGGACCGCGTGCTCGCGGAGGCGTTCCGCGTGCTGAAGCCTGGCGGGCGATTCGCGGTCTCGGACGTCGTCGTTCGAGGCGCGGTCCCCGAGCGGATTCGCAAGAGCATGGACTTGTGGGTCGGCTGCGTGGCTGGTGCGCTCGGCGACCAGGAATACATCGCCAGGTTGAAGGCGGCCGGATTCGAGGCAATCGACATCGAGGCCACGCGCGAATACAGCTTCGAGGACGCGCGTACCTTTCTCGCCAGCGAGGGACTCGATGCAGACGCGCTGGCCCGGGAAGTCGACGGCACGTTCATCAGCGGATTCGTTCGCGCGATGAAGCCGGCTGCGACGGCGTGCTGCCCGCCGGGTTGCTGTAGCTGA
- a CDS encoding glycoside hydrolase family 95 protein: MNRRTFLEAMTAAAAMAPLAHAARQTASVAQAGRDGDPLVLWYPRAARQWIEALPLGNGRLGAMVFGGVGLERLQLNDDTLWSGGPSAWDNPGAREALPEIRRLIAAGQFADADAVAKRMMGPYTQSYMPAGDLHVTFEHGDVSAGYRRTLDLTTARATVDYRLGDTRYARTYVASHPDQVIAARYTCSAARQLRFAVRLDTLLRGHTSVDGTDLVLDGRAPAHVDPNYYDRADPVRYADDRGMRFQIRVRVLTDGTVVAEQDALRIADATTATLLVAVATSFNGPWRDPVRDGRDAAQATRVAVEAAARRTWDDIDARHVADHAALMSRFSLHMSAPADAPAEDQPTDVRLHTRGAADPSLVALLVQYGRYLLIASSREGTEPANLQGIWNDLVRPPWSSNHTLNINTPMNYWPAEPANLAECHRPLLSAIAELAVSGRKTARVNYGADGWTAHHNTDLWRQTAPVGDFGHGDPHWALWPMGGTWLAQHLWEHYAFGGDEAWLRTAYPVMADAARFCLALLVEDADGYLVTSPSTSPEHRFRQPDGRLAAVSAGSAMDLALVWDVATNVMQAAAVLDIDATFAAQLDTARARLRPYRLDAQGGIVEWGVDRPPQDPHHRHFSHLFGLHPGRQITADGTPALFAAARRSLESRGDDGTGWSLAWKINAWARLRDGAHAQALVGRLLRLVETTTVQMSNAGGLYANLLDAHPPFQIDGNFGVTAGVAEMLVQSHAGCIDLLPALPPAWPHGEARGLRARGGFELDLTWRDNVMQKVVLRSRLGGTARLRTTVPLRHDGRALAQATGPLTNAFYPPPPRDALQRPSQPPTLAPTYDIDTTAGREIALERAP; the protein is encoded by the coding sequence ATGAATCGACGCACGTTCCTCGAAGCGATGACGGCCGCCGCGGCGATGGCGCCGTTGGCGCACGCGGCGCGGCAGACGGCCTCGGTCGCACAGGCCGGACGCGACGGCGATCCACTCGTCCTGTGGTACCCGCGTGCCGCGCGCCAATGGATCGAAGCGCTGCCCCTCGGCAACGGACGCCTCGGTGCGATGGTGTTCGGCGGCGTGGGTCTCGAACGGCTGCAACTGAACGACGACACGTTGTGGTCGGGGGGGCCCAGCGCCTGGGACAACCCGGGTGCGCGCGAGGCGCTTCCCGAGATCCGCCGCCTGATCGCCGCCGGGCAGTTCGCCGACGCCGATGCCGTGGCCAAGCGGATGATGGGCCCGTACACGCAGTCGTACATGCCCGCAGGCGACCTTCACGTGACGTTCGAGCATGGCGACGTATCTGCGGGCTATCGCCGCACGCTCGATCTCACGACAGCACGCGCCACTGTCGACTACCGGTTGGGCGACACGCGGTACGCGCGGACATACGTGGCCAGTCATCCCGATCAGGTCATCGCCGCGCGCTACACGTGCAGCGCGGCCCGCCAGCTGCGGTTCGCCGTACGGCTCGACACGCTGCTGCGCGGACACACGAGCGTCGACGGCACCGACCTCGTGCTCGACGGGCGGGCGCCGGCGCACGTGGATCCGAACTACTACGATCGCGCCGATCCCGTGCGCTACGCGGACGATCGCGGCATGCGCTTCCAGATTCGCGTGCGTGTGCTCACCGATGGCACGGTGGTCGCCGAGCAGGACGCGTTACGGATTGCCGACGCAACGACAGCCACGCTGCTCGTCGCCGTGGCGACGAGCTTCAACGGTCCCTGGCGCGATCCCGTGCGCGACGGGCGCGATGCCGCGCAAGCGACGCGTGTGGCGGTCGAAGCCGCGGCCCGGCGCACGTGGGACGACATCGATGCCAGGCACGTGGCCGATCACGCCGCGCTCATGTCGCGGTTCTCGCTGCACATGTCAGCGCCTGCTGACGCGCCCGCGGAAGACCAGCCCACCGACGTCCGCCTGCACACGCGCGGCGCCGCCGATCCGTCGCTCGTCGCGCTTCTCGTGCAGTACGGCCGCTACCTGCTCATCGCGAGCAGCCGCGAGGGCACGGAGCCGGCGAACCTCCAGGGGATCTGGAACGACCTCGTGCGTCCACCGTGGAGCTCGAACCACACGCTCAACATCAACACGCCGATGAACTACTGGCCCGCCGAGCCCGCCAATCTCGCGGAATGCCATCGGCCGCTGCTCTCGGCCATCGCCGAACTGGCCGTATCGGGACGGAAGACCGCGCGTGTGAACTACGGCGCCGACGGATGGACCGCCCATCACAACACCGATCTGTGGCGGCAGACGGCACCTGTCGGCGACTTCGGTCACGGCGATCCGCACTGGGCGTTGTGGCCGATGGGCGGCACGTGGCTCGCGCAGCACTTGTGGGAGCACTATGCGTTCGGCGGCGACGAGGCCTGGCTGCGCACGGCGTATCCCGTGATGGCCGACGCGGCGCGCTTCTGCCTCGCCCTGCTGGTCGAGGACGCCGACGGGTATCTCGTGACGTCGCCGTCGACATCGCCGGAGCACAGGTTCCGACAGCCTGACGGACGACTTGCCGCCGTCTCCGCCGGCAGCGCGATGGATCTCGCGCTCGTCTGGGACGTTGCGACAAACGTCATGCAGGCGGCCGCCGTGCTCGACATCGACGCGACGTTCGCCGCGCAGCTCGACACCGCGCGCGCACGGCTGCGACCGTATCGCCTCGACGCCCAGGGCGGCATCGTGGAGTGGGGTGTCGATCGGCCTCCGCAGGATCCGCACCATCGGCACTTCTCGCACCTCTTCGGCCTGCACCCCGGCCGCCAGATCACCGCCGACGGCACGCCGGCGCTGTTTGCCGCCGCGCGCCGCTCCCTCGAATCGCGAGGAGACGATGGCACCGGCTGGTCGCTGGCCTGGAAGATCAACGCGTGGGCGCGGCTGCGCGACGGCGCGCATGCGCAAGCACTCGTCGGACGGCTGTTGCGGCTCGTCGAAACCACGACGGTCCAGATGTCGAATGCGGGCGGCCTCTACGCCAACCTGCTCGACGCGCACCCGCCCTTCCAGATCGACGGCAACTTCGGCGTGACGGCAGGCGTCGCGGAGATGCTCGTGCAGAGTCATGCGGGCTGCATCGATCTGCTGCCGGCACTCCCTCCGGCATGGCCCCATGGCGAGGCACGCGGCCTGCGCGCGCGCGGCGGCTTCGAACTCGACCTGACATGGCGCGACAACGTCATGCAGAAGGTCGTCCTTCGCTCGCGTCTCGGCGGCACCGCCAGGCTGCGCACCACTGTTCCTCTGCGTCACGACGGACGCGCGCTTGCTCAGGCAACCGGCCCGCTGACGAATGCCTTCTACCCGCCACCGCCGCGCGATGCGCTGCAGCGGCCGAGTCAGCCCCCGACGCTCGCGCCAACCTACGACATCGACACGACGGCTGGCCGCGAGATCGCGCTGGAGCGCGCACCATGA
- a CDS encoding acetylxylan esterase, translating into MRLIAALVLALTTSVLAQPTSLDEELARPVLASGQTRVDTQVWLASKVPVLHVPTDRAAWERESARLRARILDEVVYRGTAREWRAQTVRIESFGEIPANGYRVRRIRFEAVPGLHVPALVYEPVPAPMSPTPVVINVNGHEGTGMANAYHQARCINLARKGLYAINVEWIGQTQLATEGLQHYRMNQLDLVGTPGLAVFYESLRRTVDIAVALPHADASRIAVTGLSGGGWQTIALSALDTRVALAAPVAGYSSYVTRAQWPDQDLGDSEQTPSDLATLADYTHLTAMMAPRALLLTHNAKDSCCFRADYAVGPLLQQARPAFALLGAGSRLAYHVNHDEGHNYERDNREAFYRFLHTRLLDSRPGFDPTEIDVSAEIRDLATLTIPVPADNADFRTLARGVLASLPAPPPPTRERLQALVRAPRLEARAAQAGSSPAATRWKLHLDHWTVPVTEIAPDAPSGTTLLIADTGRASAGADVRALVSVGQRVAAMDPWYLGESTLGSRDFLFGLLVSALGERPLGVQVGQVTATARWLKARHDAPVTIVARGPRTSLVALVAAALEPDAIAGVRTHEGWPTLREVLDRNISAQQMPEMFTFGLLTEFDIPQIAHLVAPRPVVAD; encoded by the coding sequence ATGAGACTCATCGCCGCACTCGTACTTGCCCTCACGACGAGCGTCCTCGCGCAGCCGACATCCCTGGACGAGGAACTCGCGCGGCCGGTCCTGGCGAGCGGGCAGACGCGCGTCGACACGCAGGTCTGGCTCGCATCGAAGGTGCCGGTACTGCACGTGCCCACCGACCGTGCGGCATGGGAGCGCGAATCGGCGCGCCTGCGCGCGCGCATCCTCGATGAGGTGGTCTATCGCGGCACGGCACGAGAGTGGCGCGCGCAGACGGTCCGCATCGAGTCGTTCGGCGAGATCCCCGCCAACGGCTACCGCGTGCGCCGGATCCGCTTCGAGGCCGTGCCCGGCCTGCACGTGCCCGCGCTCGTCTACGAGCCCGTTCCCGCGCCCATGTCGCCCACCCCCGTCGTGATCAACGTGAACGGCCACGAAGGCACGGGCATGGCCAATGCGTACCACCAGGCTCGCTGCATCAACCTTGCGCGCAAGGGCCTCTACGCGATCAACGTCGAGTGGATCGGCCAGACGCAACTGGCCACCGAGGGCCTTCAGCACTACCGGATGAACCAGCTCGATCTCGTGGGCACGCCGGGCCTGGCGGTGTTCTACGAGTCGCTGCGCCGCACGGTCGACATCGCGGTCGCGTTACCACATGCTGACGCATCACGCATCGCCGTGACGGGACTCTCGGGCGGCGGATGGCAGACGATCGCGCTGAGTGCGCTGGACACGCGCGTGGCGCTGGCCGCGCCTGTCGCGGGATATTCCAGCTACGTCACGCGTGCGCAGTGGCCCGATCAGGATCTCGGCGACTCGGAGCAGACGCCCTCGGATCTCGCCACGCTCGCCGACTACACGCACCTCACGGCGATGATGGCGCCCCGCGCGCTGCTGCTCACGCACAACGCGAAGGACTCGTGCTGCTTCCGCGCCGACTACGCAGTCGGGCCGCTGCTGCAGCAGGCTCGTCCGGCCTTCGCACTGCTTGGCGCGGGCAGTCGCCTCGCGTACCACGTCAACCACGACGAGGGCCACAACTACGAACGCGACAACCGCGAGGCGTTCTATCGCTTCCTCCACACGCGACTGCTCGATTCGCGCCCCGGCTTCGACCCGACGGAGATCGACGTCTCGGCCGAGATTCGCGATCTCGCGACGCTCACGATCCCGGTGCCGGCCGACAACGCCGACTTCCGCACCCTCGCGCGCGGCGTGCTCGCCTCACTCCCTGCTCCACCACCGCCTACACGCGAACGCCTGCAGGCGCTGGTCAGGGCCCCACGGCTCGAGGCGCGCGCCGCGCAGGCCGGCTCTTCGCCCGCCGCCACGCGATGGAAGCTGCACCTCGATCACTGGACGGTGCCCGTGACCGAAATCGCGCCAGACGCGCCGAGCGGGACCACGCTGCTCATTGCCGACACCGGCCGTGCGTCAGCCGGCGCCGACGTGCGCGCACTCGTAAGTGTCGGCCAACGCGTGGCAGCGATGGATCCGTGGTACCTCGGCGAGTCGACGCTCGGGTCGCGCGACTTCCTCTTCGGCCTCCTGGTCTCGGCGCTCGGTGAGCGCCCGCTCGGCGTGCAGGTCGGGCAGGTGACGGCGACCGCGCGATGGCTGAAGGCCCGCCACGACGCTCCGGTGACGATCGTCGCGCGTGGACCGCGGACGAGTCTCGTCGCGCTCGTCGCCGCGGCGCTCGAGCCAGACGCCATCGCCGGCGTCAGGACGCATGAGGGCTGGCCGACGCTGCGCGAGGTGCTCGATCGCAACATTTCCGCGCAGCAGATGCCGGAGATGTTCACGTTCGGGCTGCTCACCGAGTTCGACATCCCGCAGATCGCGCACCTCGTCGCGCCGCGACCTGTCGTCGCCGACTGA
- a CDS encoding response regulator, with the protein MSIDEFRRDPTALYTLAVEQATDYAIFVLDVDGRVATWAPPVASMLGWHADEFVGLRFADLFAAVEADAGLSEAALAHAAAHGQFRYTRQHRRRNGHAIWGRGRVARLDDAQGLAGFVVSLQDVTAMREEQERHLVEEASLRHRAAELETLLEVVPVGIGIARDACASHMTINRALADMLRMPMGVNASLSAPDGERPHHFRVLRDGVELPADELSLQTAARTGRPVVNAEVDVVFTNGDVVRLLEHASPLFDEHGASRGSVATFLDVTERRHYEQQRERALAAEREARQEAERASAIKDEFLAGLSHEIRTPLNAILGWAQILLHSPSMPEDARAGLEVIERNARLQTRLIEDLLDLSRIASGKLRLDVQPVSLPALIDAAVESVQPGLVNKGLRLVLDVDRGATPVAGDPVRIQQVLWNLLANAVKFTPRDGRITVALDRTASHHQLRVTDTGIGISPEFLPHVFDRFRQADGSTTRSYGGLGVGLAIVKQLVELHGGDVRAISDGEGRGATFVVSLPVLPVRQSDAPYALGPPPPHVETEEEQPLTGIGVLVVEDDDDSRALLAAMLSYSGATVWTAATADAALTLLGHQQPDVIVSDIGLPDRDGYALARAIRALPAPHGGIPAIALTAYARSEDRRLALLAGFQLHLGKPVDRDQLCLAVASLAGTQR; encoded by the coding sequence GTGAGCATCGACGAGTTCCGACGGGATCCGACAGCGCTCTACACGCTCGCCGTCGAACAGGCGACCGACTACGCCATCTTCGTCCTCGATGTCGACGGCCGGGTGGCGACGTGGGCGCCTCCCGTCGCCAGCATGCTGGGCTGGCACGCCGATGAGTTCGTGGGCCTCCGGTTCGCTGATCTCTTCGCTGCCGTGGAAGCCGACGCGGGACTCTCGGAAGCAGCGCTGGCACACGCGGCCGCGCACGGCCAGTTCCGGTACACGCGCCAGCATCGCCGCCGCAACGGTCATGCGATCTGGGGACGCGGCCGCGTCGCGCGCCTCGACGATGCGCAGGGATTGGCCGGATTCGTCGTATCGCTGCAGGACGTGACGGCGATGCGGGAGGAACAGGAACGCCATCTCGTCGAGGAAGCGAGCCTGCGACACCGCGCGGCGGAGCTCGAGACGCTGCTGGAGGTGGTGCCGGTCGGGATTGGCATCGCGCGCGACGCGTGCGCCTCGCACATGACGATCAACAGGGCGCTGGCCGACATGCTGCGCATGCCGATGGGTGTCAACGCCTCGCTCTCGGCGCCCGACGGCGAGCGCCCGCACCATTTCCGCGTGCTGCGCGACGGCGTGGAGCTCCCGGCCGACGAGTTGTCCCTGCAGACGGCCGCGCGCACGGGACGCCCTGTCGTGAACGCGGAAGTGGACGTCGTGTTCACCAACGGCGACGTGGTGAGATTGCTCGAACATGCCTCGCCGCTGTTCGACGAGCACGGTGCAAGCCGAGGCAGCGTGGCCACGTTCCTCGACGTCACGGAACGGCGCCACTACGAACAGCAGCGGGAGCGCGCGCTGGCCGCCGAGCGCGAGGCGCGACAGGAGGCCGAGCGCGCCAGCGCGATCAAGGACGAGTTCCTCGCCGGCCTGTCGCACGAAATCCGCACGCCGCTCAACGCGATTCTCGGCTGGGCGCAGATCCTGCTGCACTCCCCGTCGATGCCCGAGGACGCGCGAGCCGGACTGGAGGTCATCGAACGTAACGCCAGGCTGCAGACCCGACTCATCGAGGACCTGCTCGACCTGAGCCGTATCGCCTCGGGGAAGCTTCGCCTCGACGTCCAGCCGGTGTCGCTGCCCGCCCTCATCGACGCGGCGGTGGAATCGGTGCAGCCCGGACTCGTCAACAAGGGCTTGCGACTGGTGCTGGACGTCGATCGCGGGGCGACGCCCGTGGCGGGCGATCCCGTCCGGATCCAGCAGGTGCTGTGGAACCTGCTCGCCAACGCCGTCAAGTTCACGCCGCGCGACGGCCGGATCACTGTCGCCCTCGACCGCACGGCATCACATCACCAGCTGCGCGTCACCGATACCGGCATCGGGATCTCGCCGGAGTTCCTGCCGCACGTGTTCGATCGCTTCCGTCAGGCCGATGGTTCCACCACCAGGAGCTACGGCGGACTCGGCGTGGGGCTGGCGATCGTGAAGCAGTTGGTCGAACTGCACGGAGGCGACGTCCGGGCCATCAGCGACGGCGAGGGACGCGGCGCGACATTCGTGGTCTCGCTCCCGGTGCTGCCGGTGCGACAGTCCGATGCGCCGTATGCGCTCGGACCGCCTCCGCCGCACGTCGAAACCGAAGAGGAGCAGCCGCTGACGGGTATCGGCGTGCTCGTCGTGGAAGACGATGACGATTCGCGGGCGCTGCTGGCGGCGATGCTGTCCTACAGCGGGGCCACGGTGTGGACGGCTGCCACTGCCGACGCGGCACTGACCCTCCTTGGCCACCAACAGCCGGACGTGATCGTGAGCGACATCGGCCTGCCCGATCGGGACGGCTACGCCCTGGCCCGCGCCATCCGCGCCCTTCCGGCGCCGCATGGCGGTATCCCCGCCATCGCGCTCACCGCGTACGCGCGATCCGAAGACCGGCGCCTTGCACTGCTCGCCGGCTTCCAACTCCACCTGGGCAAGCCCGTCGATCGCGACCAGCTCTGCCTGGCCGTCGCGAGCCTGGCCGGAACGCAGCGCTGA